The following proteins are co-located in the Halictus rubicundus isolate RS-2024b chromosome 1, iyHalRubi1_principal, whole genome shotgun sequence genome:
- the LOC143359161 gene encoding uncharacterized protein LOC143359161 codes for MNDKISALVKWILLLRTAMAVVALPTQGYMDRERLETYEELSEESIDFVDLFHNLTFRFSCEGKPIGLYADPDYDCRIFHVCDREGKGFPVICPNNTAFDQRERVCSDEGPIDCEHADEWFYLNELPYSVEVSEENGTMVDQREEIPSVLPLLLS; via the exons ATGAACGATAAAATCTCGGCGCTCGTTAAGTGGATTCTACTACTTC GAACGGCGATGGCAGTTGTTGCTTTACCCACTCAGGGTTACATG gatCGCGAACGATTGGAGACGTACGAGGAGCTGTCAGAGGAGTCGATCGATTTTGTCGATCTGTTCCACAACCTGACGTTCCGATTCTCCTGCGAAGGCAAACCGATCGGCTTGTACGCAGATCCAGACTACGATTGCAGGATCTTCCACGTCTGCGATCGCGAGGGAAAAGGATTTCCAGTGATCTGTCCAAACAACACGGCGTTCGACCAAAGGGAACGCGTCTGCTCCGACGAAGGGCCGATAGACTGCGAACACGCCGACGAATG GTTCTATTTGAACGAGCTGCCCTACTCCGTCGAGGTATCCGAGGAAAATGGCACAATGGTCGACCAGAGAGAGGAGATTCCATCTGTCTTACCGCTTCTGCTATCGTGA